In one window of Anser cygnoides isolate HZ-2024a breed goose chromosome 3, Taihu_goose_T2T_genome, whole genome shotgun sequence DNA:
- the FBXO9 gene encoding F-box only protein 9 isoform X1, producing MFRAQWMFELAPGVSSSGLETPPCRASPRGLGVKSADTRGKQEIAKEEKAKELFLKAVEEEQNGALYEAIKFYRLAMQLVPDIEFRITYTRSPDGDGVGKRCVEDNEEDGKMADLLSDFQQQLTLQDSSVKLCQPELDVNQTHISALPLEVLMYIFRWVVSSDLDLRSLEQLSLVCRGFYICARDPEIWHQVCLKVWGRSCNKLVPYSSWREMFLERPRVRFDGVYISKTTYIRQGEQSLDGFYRAWHQVEYYRYLRFFPDGQVMMLTTPEDPQSIVPRLRTKNTRTDAILLGHYRLSQETDNQTKVFAVIMKKKEEKPIDYHKYRYFRRVPVQETDHSFHVGLQLCSSGRQRFNKLVWIHHSCHITYKSTGETAVTTFDIDKMYTPLFFARVKSFTAFSEKPL from the exons ATGTTCAGAGCTCAGTGGATGTTTGAGCTTGCCCCAGGTGTGAGTTCTAGCGGGTTGGAAACTCCGCCATGCAGAGCATCACCAAGAGGACTTGGAGTAAAGTCTGCAGATACCAGAGGGAAACAGGAGAtagcaaaagaggaaaag GCAAAAGAACTTTTCCTGAAGGCAGTAGAAGAAGAACAAAATGGGGCCCTTTATGAAG CCATCAAGTTTTATCGTCTAGCCATGCAGCTTGTACCTGACATAGAGTTTAGGATCACCTATACACGGTCCCCAGATGGTGATGGAGTTGGAAAGAGGTG TGTTGAGGATAACGAAGAGGATGGCAAAATGGCTGATCTCCTGTCAGATTTCCAGCAACAGTTAACTCTTCAGGACTCTTCCGTCAAACTTTGTCAGCCTGAGCTTGACGTTAATCAGACCCATATCTCAG CGTTGCCTTTGGAAGTACTAATGTACATCTTCCGATGGGTGGTTTCGAGTGACTTGGACCTAAGATCATTAGAGCAATTATCTCTTGTTTGCCGAGGATTTTACATTTGTGCCAG AGATCCTGAAATCTGGCACCAAGTCTGTTTGAAAGTATGGGGCAGGAGTTGCAATAAGCTTGTTCCGTATTCCTCTTGGAGGGAAATGTTTTTGGAAAGGCCTCGCGTTCGATTTGATG GTGTGTATATCAGCAAGACAACGTACATACGCCAAGGAGAACAATCTCTTGATGGTTTCTATAGAGCATGGCACCAAGTGGAATATTACAG GTATTTGAGATTCTTTCCAGATGGTCAAGTTATGATGCTAACAACTCCTGAAGATCCTCAATCTATCGTTCCTCGCTTACGGACTAAAAATACAAg AACGGATGCAATCTTACTTGGCCATTATCGTCTTTCACAGGAAACGGACAATCAAACCAAAGTATTTGCtgtaataatgaagaaaaaggaagag aaacCAATTGACTACCACAAATACAGGTATTTCCGTCGTGTTCCTGTACAAGAAACAGATCACAGCTTCCATGTAGGACTGCAGTTGTGCTCCAGTGGGCGCCAGAGGTTCAACAAACTGGTTTGGATACATCATTCTTGTCACATAACTTACAA ATCGACTGGTGAGACAGCAGTTACTACTTTCGACATTGACAAGATGTACACCCCTCTGTTCTTTGCACGAGTGAAGAGTTTTactgcattttcagaaaagcCGCTCTAA
- the FBXO9 gene encoding F-box only protein 9 isoform X2, translating to MAEAEEDCHSDLVRTDDNERSGEANLQAELQMFRAQWMFELAPGVSSSGLETPPCRASPRGLGVKSADTRGKQEIAKEEKAKELFLKAVEEEQNGALYEAIKFYRLAMQLVPDIEFRITYTRSPDGDGVGKRCVEDNEEDGKMADLLSDFQQQLTLQDSSVKLCQPELDVNQTHISALPLEVLMYIFRWVVSSDLDLRSLEQLSLVCRGFYICARDPEIWHQVCLKVWGRSCNKLVPYSSWREMFLERPRVRFDGVYISKTTYIRQGEQSLDGFYRAWHQVEYYRYLRFFPDGQVMMLTTPEDPQSIVPRLRTKNTRTDAILLGHYRLSQETDNQTKVFAVIMKKKEEKPIDYHKYRYFRRVPVQETDHSFHVGLQLCSSGRQRFNKLVWIHHSCHITYKSTGETAVTTFDIDKMYTPLFFARVKSFTAFSEKPL from the exons GCAGAAGCTGAAGAAGATTGTCACTCTGATTTGGTAAGAACTGATGACAACGAAAGATCTGGTGAAGCAAATCTTCAG GCAGAGCTCCAGATGTTCAGAGCTCAGTGGATGTTTGAGCTTGCCCCAGGTGTGAGTTCTAGCGGGTTGGAAACTCCGCCATGCAGAGCATCACCAAGAGGACTTGGAGTAAAGTCTGCAGATACCAGAGGGAAACAGGAGAtagcaaaagaggaaaag GCAAAAGAACTTTTCCTGAAGGCAGTAGAAGAAGAACAAAATGGGGCCCTTTATGAAG CCATCAAGTTTTATCGTCTAGCCATGCAGCTTGTACCTGACATAGAGTTTAGGATCACCTATACACGGTCCCCAGATGGTGATGGAGTTGGAAAGAGGTG TGTTGAGGATAACGAAGAGGATGGCAAAATGGCTGATCTCCTGTCAGATTTCCAGCAACAGTTAACTCTTCAGGACTCTTCCGTCAAACTTTGTCAGCCTGAGCTTGACGTTAATCAGACCCATATCTCAG CGTTGCCTTTGGAAGTACTAATGTACATCTTCCGATGGGTGGTTTCGAGTGACTTGGACCTAAGATCATTAGAGCAATTATCTCTTGTTTGCCGAGGATTTTACATTTGTGCCAG AGATCCTGAAATCTGGCACCAAGTCTGTTTGAAAGTATGGGGCAGGAGTTGCAATAAGCTTGTTCCGTATTCCTCTTGGAGGGAAATGTTTTTGGAAAGGCCTCGCGTTCGATTTGATG GTGTGTATATCAGCAAGACAACGTACATACGCCAAGGAGAACAATCTCTTGATGGTTTCTATAGAGCATGGCACCAAGTGGAATATTACAG GTATTTGAGATTCTTTCCAGATGGTCAAGTTATGATGCTAACAACTCCTGAAGATCCTCAATCTATCGTTCCTCGCTTACGGACTAAAAATACAAg AACGGATGCAATCTTACTTGGCCATTATCGTCTTTCACAGGAAACGGACAATCAAACCAAAGTATTTGCtgtaataatgaagaaaaaggaagag aaacCAATTGACTACCACAAATACAGGTATTTCCGTCGTGTTCCTGTACAAGAAACAGATCACAGCTTCCATGTAGGACTGCAGTTGTGCTCCAGTGGGCGCCAGAGGTTCAACAAACTGGTTTGGATACATCATTCTTGTCACATAACTTACAA ATCGACTGGTGAGACAGCAGTTACTACTTTCGACATTGACAAGATGTACACCCCTCTGTTCTTTGCACGAGTGAAGAGTTTTactgcattttcagaaaagcCGCTCTAA
- the GCM1 gene encoding chorion-specific transcription factor GCMa has translation MLRAADNVVMEQEGSASRNGEMTSWDINDIKLPQDVRQTDWFQEWPDSYVKHIYSSEDKNAQRHHSSWAMRNTNNHNSRILKKSCLGVVVCGNDCSTLDGRKIYLRPAICDKARQKQQRKCCPNCNGPLRLLSCRGHGGYPVTNFWRHEGQFIFFQSKGAHDHPRPETKLEAEARRSVQKARTAFSPPSPRLKRLREIKSLTGETPTQEALPLLLSKPDGYVLPASFGGHLSKRSPEQTPSSCFGQPPYLRVAGEDKEGRAHPAHGGSCTQAWSSTQQVPTMPPVTKGGHNSLRPGAGPSGEDTCKRKGPLAYSSGCHTFPPPPYPPPQQGPCLVGSHHHHHHHHHHHHHLPALLKGSQRDEEEAKHCTNPSYCNNDMFFNLYPLR, from the exons ATGCTGAGGGCTGCAGACAATGTTGTTATGGAGCAGGAGGGCTCTGCTTccagaaatggagaaatgacAAGTTGGGATATCAATGACATCAAACTTCCCCAG GACGTGAGACAGACAGACTGGTTTCAGGAATGGCCGGATTCCTACGTGAAACATATCTATAGCTCAGAGGATAAAAACGCTCAGAGGCACCACAGTAGCTGGGCAATGAGAAACACCAACAACCACAACTCGCGCATCCTGAAGAAGTCCTGCCTTGGGGTGGTGGTCTGCGGCAACGACTGCTCGACCCTGGATGGGAGGAAAATCTACCTTAGGCCAGCCATATGTGATAAAGCTAGGCAGAAACAACAGC GGAAATGCTGCCCAAACTGCAACGGACCCCTGCGGCTCCTTTCCTGCCGAGGCCATGGTGGTTACCCCGTTACCAACTTCTGGAGGCATGAAGGCcagttcatattttttcag TCCAAAGGGGCTCATGACCATCCACGTCCAGAAACAAAACTAGAAGCTGAAGCACGGAGGTCAGTCCAAAAAGCACGGACAGCTTTTTCTCCACCTTCTCCAAGGTTAAAAAGACTCCGGGAGATCAAG TCTCTGACAGGTGAGACGCCCACCCAGGAGGCCTTGCCTTTGTTGCTTTCCAAGCCGGACGGTTACGTGCTACCTGCCAGTTTTGGGGGACATTTAAGCAAACGCTCTCCAGAGCAGACGCCGAGCAGCTGCTTTGGGCAGCCGCCGTACCTGAGGGTGGCTGGGGAGGACAAGGAGGGCCGGGCGCACCCTGCCCATGGCGGCTCATGCACACAGGCCtggagcagcacccagcaggtcCCCACCATGCCACCGGTGACAAAGGGTGGCCATAACTCCCTCAGGCCTGGTGCTGGTCCTTCAGGGGAGGACACCTGCAAGAGAAAAGGCCCTCTGGCCTACAGCAGCGGCTGCCATACCTTCCCTCCTCCACCATACCCCCCGCCTCAGCAAGGGCCCTGCCTGGTGGGgtcacaccaccaccaccatcaccaccaccatcaccaccatcaCCTCCCAGCGCTCCTCAAGGGAAGCCAACGAGATGAGGAAGAGGCAAAGCACTGTACAAACCCCAGCTACTGCAACAACGACATGTTTTTTAACCTGTACCCATTACGGTGA